The Siniperca chuatsi isolate FFG_IHB_CAS linkage group LG7, ASM2008510v1, whole genome shotgun sequence genome includes a window with the following:
- the LOC122879292 gene encoding S-arrestin-like: MSPKHVVFKKVSRDKSVAVYMAKRDFVDHCDFVDPVDGVIVIDPVQLKGKKVYVMLSCTFRYGRQDMDVMGVAFRRDLFLVTRQVYPELQDKEKLTHTKVQQKLLRKLGDNAFPFFFEFPDNLPCSVALQPGPSDVGKKCAVEFEVKAFCGENQDEKIDKQSSVRLTIRKIQFSPDNSELVPVAETTFEFLMSEKPLHVKLSLAKETFYHGEPVRVNVEITNSSSRNIKDISVSVEQVTNVVLYSNDKYVKSVAKEETDDSVPSGTSLKKEYTLHPLLAHNKDRRGLALDGRLKHEDTNLASSSIVKQEVLKEVQGMLVSYKVVVKMIASGTVGSSEVSLELPFKLMHPKPEPASESDDMVFEEFKRVYLKGVVYGDDDESPTEA; the protein is encoded by the exons ATGAGTCCTAAACACGTCGTCTTTAAGAAAGTTTCCCGCGACAAGTCG GTGGCGGTCTACATGGCCAAGAGAGACTTTGTGGATCACTGTGACTTTGTGGATCCAGTCG ATGGAGTTATTGTGATCGACCCGGTGCAGCTCAAAGGAAAGAAAG TGTACGTGATGTTGTCGTGTACATTTCGGTACGGCCGTCAGGACATGGATGTGATGGGTGTGGCCTTCAGGAGGGACCTGTTCCTGGTGACCCGGCAGGTTTACCCCGAGCTGCAGGACAAAGAGAAGCTGACTCACACCAAGGTCCAGCAGAAACTGCTCCGAAAGCTGGGAGACAACGCTTTCCCCTTCTTCTTCGAG TTTCCAGACAACCTGCCGTGTTCTGTTGCTCTGCAGCCGGGACCCTCGGACGTGGGAAAG AAATGTGCCGTGGAGTTTGAGGTGAAAGCTTTCTGTGGCGAGAACCAGGACGAGAAGATCGACAAACA gAGTTCAGTTCGTCTCACCATCCGTAAGATCCAGTTCAGTCCAGACAACAGTGAACTGGTTCCAGTAGCAGAGACCACCTTCGAGTTCCTGATGTCTGAGAAACCACTGCACGTCAAACTGAGCCTGGCCAAGGag acGTTCTACCATGGTGAACCTGTCCGAGTGAACGTAGAAATCACCAACTCGTCCAGCAGGAACATCAAAGACATCAGTGTGTCAG TCGAACAGGTGACCAATGTTGTTCTTTACTCCAATGACAAATACGTCAAATCGGTGGCCAAAGAAGAGACCGA tgacTCGGTCCCGTCTGGTACCAGTCTGAAGAAGGAGTACACTCTGCATCCTCTGCTGGCTCACAACAAGGACAGGAGAGGACTCGCTCTGGATGGACGACTCAAACATGAAGACACCAACCTGGCTTCATCCAGCAT AGTGAAGCAGGAGGTGCTGAAGGAGGTTCAGGGGATGCTGGTCTCCTATAAGGTCGTGGTGAAGATGATCGCTTCTGG GACGGTCGGATCCAG tgagGTGTCTCTGGAGCTTCCATTCAAACTGATGCATCCTAAACCTGAACCAG CCAG